One genomic region from Ornithinicoccus hortensis encodes:
- a CDS encoding RNA polymerase sigma factor, with amino-acid sequence MPTTGDTESGHALEAAWREHWSRLLALLVARYRRLDLAEDGLGDAFAAAAQHWPTEGVPANPPAWLLTAARRRVTDRLRAEAVAARKEPLLVVDADLSHRAQQPRAGTGEEIPDERLRLVLLCAHPALSPESSSMLTLRLVIGLTVPDIARLFLARDSAVAARITRAKRRIVATGMPFALPARQDLAARVNRVADVAYLSFTAGYVPGPGADLFRADLAGEALRLLRVVREVTEPTPTVDLVLALTLLQHSRRDARVDPRTGDLVLLPDQDRSRWHRAEITEALDLLAPYLEAPPAPGAGGVRLLEALIAAEHALALTAHQTRWDRIADYYDQLERLTGSPVVRLNRAVAVAEAQGPAAGLALLDGLPPGGDPHRLPAVRAELLARCGRVEAAAAAYDEAIALCRNEVERVHLEQRAQQLHREGR; translated from the coding sequence GTGCCGACGACGGGGGACACGGAGTCCGGTCACGCGCTCGAGGCCGCCTGGCGGGAGCACTGGTCGCGGCTGCTGGCCCTCCTGGTCGCCCGGTACCGCCGGCTGGACCTGGCCGAGGACGGCCTCGGCGACGCCTTCGCCGCGGCGGCCCAGCACTGGCCGACCGAGGGGGTGCCCGCGAATCCGCCCGCCTGGCTGCTGACCGCCGCCCGTCGGCGGGTCACCGACCGGCTGCGGGCCGAGGCGGTCGCCGCGCGCAAGGAGCCGCTCCTGGTCGTCGACGCCGACCTCAGTCACCGGGCCCAGCAACCACGGGCCGGCACGGGTGAGGAGATCCCGGACGAGCGACTCCGACTCGTCCTGCTGTGCGCCCACCCCGCCCTCTCCCCCGAGTCCTCCAGCATGCTGACGCTGCGCCTGGTCATCGGCCTGACGGTGCCGGACATCGCCCGGCTGTTCCTCGCCCGGGACTCCGCCGTCGCCGCGCGGATCACCCGCGCCAAGCGCCGCATCGTGGCCACCGGTATGCCGTTCGCCCTCCCCGCGCGGCAGGACCTCGCCGCCCGGGTCAACCGCGTCGCGGACGTCGCCTACCTGTCCTTCACGGCCGGGTACGTGCCGGGGCCGGGGGCCGACCTCTTCCGGGCGGACCTGGCGGGTGAGGCGCTGCGGCTGCTCCGCGTGGTCCGCGAGGTGACCGAACCGACGCCGACGGTGGACCTCGTGCTGGCCCTGACGCTGCTGCAGCACTCGCGGCGGGACGCGCGCGTCGACCCGCGGACCGGCGACCTCGTGCTGCTGCCCGACCAGGACCGGTCCCGGTGGCACCGGGCCGAGATCACCGAGGCGCTGGACCTGCTCGCGCCCTACCTGGAGGCCCCGCCCGCCCCGGGAGCCGGCGGGGTCCGCCTGTTGGAGGCACTGATCGCGGCCGAGCACGCCCTGGCGCTCACCGCCCACCAGACCCGCTGGGACCGGATCGCCGACTATTACGACCAGTTGGAGCGGCTCACCGGCTCACCCGTCGTGCGGCTGAACCGGGCCGTCGCCGTCGCGGAGGCGCAGGGCCCCGCCGCCGGGCTGGCCCTGCTGGACGGGTTGCCTCCCGGCGGCGACCCGCACCGCCTTCCCGCCGTGCGGGCCGAGCTGCTAGCCCGGTGCGGGCGTGTGGAGGCGGCGGCCGCGGCATACGACGAGGCCATCGCGCTGTGCCGCAACGAGGTGGAGCGGGTCCACCTCGAGCAGCGGGCGCAGCAACTGCACCGGGAGGGCCGCTAG
- a CDS encoding YhgE/Pip domain-containing protein has protein sequence MPFPAARLARFELRRFRGSLPRLALGFVLIVPLLYGAIYLTANWDPYGKLDRLPVAVVNQDQPATVGDRTVTAGDDFVASLQEDPAFAWQFTDEVDAAQGLRDGRYYMTVTVPPDFSANLVSGAGDDPQRARVDLRTDDANGFVIGSITARAQDSIERSIDASAIESYFDAVFANLDQIRAGMQEASDGGTQLADGLDEAALGAAELAAGAAEADDAASTAADGGHQVADGVAAARDGAAELDTGLAQLEEGSAALKDGAGQVAAGTSELNATVLPPLEQLQEDLPALQEEAEQISGDAVAVSEAVAELTGQLDGDVEAIRAEMADLEERYPELADDPAWQQITEVVDRVDGRTGDIDERAQAIADTAARIDARIRDNDFAAKLDAAHDSLVALDDGAQQVAAGAADLHSGVGQAHAGSTQLLIGLQELAPGSAELADGLDQLSEGLGQLRDGSADLSEGLGQLQDGAHQLAEGLADGVDRLPVYTQQEQDTAASVLASPTDVEMTVDNPATYYGRGVAPMFFAIALWVFGISVFMVVRPISPRVLSGRANAVRLALTAWIPIGTIAVLGALLMVLTVWFTLGLDPVRPAALLGLTTLGALCFSAVAHLLRTALGSVASALTLVLLILQLPSSGGTYPSALLPEFFSAIAPVLPMTYLIDGFRIVISGGPADRLVRDVLVLAVITLVTMVLCTLAVRRLQRFRMKDLHPVLTPP, from the coding sequence ATGCCCTTCCCTGCAGCCCGTCTCGCCCGGTTCGAGCTGCGCCGTTTTCGGGGCAGCCTGCCCCGCCTGGCGCTGGGCTTCGTGCTCATCGTCCCGCTGCTCTACGGCGCCATCTACCTCACCGCGAACTGGGACCCCTACGGCAAGCTGGACCGGCTCCCGGTGGCGGTCGTCAACCAGGACCAGCCGGCGACGGTGGGGGACCGGACCGTCACCGCGGGGGACGACTTCGTCGCGTCGTTGCAGGAGGACCCGGCCTTCGCCTGGCAGTTCACCGACGAGGTGGACGCCGCGCAGGGCCTGCGCGACGGGCGCTACTACATGACCGTCACCGTGCCGCCGGACTTCTCGGCCAACCTGGTCAGCGGGGCGGGCGACGACCCGCAGCGGGCCCGCGTCGACCTGCGCACCGACGACGCCAACGGCTTCGTCATCGGGTCGATCACCGCCCGTGCCCAGGACAGCATCGAACGGTCCATCGACGCCTCGGCGATCGAGTCCTACTTCGACGCGGTGTTCGCCAACCTGGACCAGATCCGGGCCGGCATGCAGGAGGCCAGCGACGGCGGCACGCAGCTGGCCGACGGGCTGGACGAGGCCGCCCTGGGCGCCGCCGAGCTGGCAGCCGGCGCCGCGGAGGCCGACGACGCCGCCAGCACGGCCGCCGACGGCGGGCACCAGGTCGCGGACGGGGTGGCCGCCGCGCGGGACGGCGCGGCCGAGCTGGACACCGGACTGGCCCAGCTGGAGGAGGGCTCGGCCGCGCTCAAGGACGGCGCCGGCCAGGTCGCCGCCGGCACCAGCGAGCTGAACGCCACGGTGCTGCCCCCGCTGGAACAGCTCCAGGAGGACCTGCCCGCCCTGCAGGAGGAGGCCGAGCAGATCTCGGGGGACGCGGTGGCGGTGAGCGAGGCCGTCGCGGAGCTGACCGGCCAGCTCGACGGGGACGTCGAGGCGATCCGGGCCGAGATGGCCGACCTGGAGGAGCGCTATCCCGAGCTCGCCGACGACCCGGCGTGGCAGCAGATCACGGAGGTGGTGGACCGGGTGGACGGTCGCACCGGCGACATCGACGAGCGGGCCCAGGCCATCGCGGACACCGCGGCCCGGATCGACGCCCGGATCCGGGACAACGACTTCGCGGCGAAGCTGGACGCCGCCCACGACAGCCTCGTCGCGCTCGATGACGGCGCCCAGCAGGTGGCGGCGGGGGCGGCCGACCTGCACTCCGGCGTCGGGCAGGCGCATGCCGGGAGCACCCAGCTGCTCATCGGTCTGCAGGAGCTGGCCCCCGGCAGCGCCGAACTGGCCGATGGGCTGGACCAGTTGTCCGAGGGGCTCGGGCAGCTGCGCGACGGCAGCGCCGACCTGTCGGAGGGCCTGGGCCAGTTGCAGGACGGGGCGCACCAGCTAGCCGAAGGGCTGGCGGACGGCGTCGACCGCCTCCCGGTCTACACCCAGCAGGAGCAGGACACCGCGGCCTCGGTGCTGGCCTCCCCGACGGACGTGGAGATGACGGTGGACAACCCGGCGACGTACTACGGCCGCGGCGTGGCGCCGATGTTCTTCGCGATCGCGTTGTGGGTGTTCGGCATCTCGGTGTTCATGGTGGTCCGCCCGATCTCGCCCCGGGTGCTCAGCGGTCGGGCCAACGCGGTCCGCCTGGCGCTGACCGCCTGGATCCCGATCGGGACGATCGCGGTGCTCGGCGCGCTCCTGATGGTCCTCACCGTGTGGTTCACCCTCGGCCTGGACCCGGTGCGGCCGGCGGCCCTGCTCGGTCTGACCACGCTCGGTGCGTTGTGCTTCTCGGCCGTGGCGCACCTGCTGCGCACGGCCCTGGGCAGCGTGGCGTCCGCGCTGACGCTGGTGCTGCTGATCCTGCAGCTGCCGTCCTCCGGCGGCACCTACCCGTCCGCGCTGCTCCCGGAGTTCTTCTCGGCCATCGCACCGGTGCTGCCGATGACCTACCTCATCGACGGCTTCCGGATCGTGATCTCCGGCGGCCCAGCCGACCGGCTGGTGCGGGACGTCCTGGTACTCGCCGTGATCACCCTGGTCACCATGGTGCTGTGCACCCTCGCGGTGCGCCGGCTGCAGCGGTTCCGGATGAAGGACCTGCACCCGGTGCTGACCCCGCCCTGA
- a CDS encoding ATP-binding cassette domain-containing protein, protein MAHHPSGPPRTLVLAEQLTLRTSRGMVFGPVDAELTAGSVVLLVGPSGSGRSALLLALTGRMAGLEGTLVVDHQHLDRSRTVRSIASVARITGLVEIEEQLTVPECITERCLMDGVPTAQGADRMALLAGRLGLHLTDDLVVDLPALDRTLLAVGLACIRPPELVVLDDLDLGLRREEQLHVLRRLERLAEDGVTVVASCLEDPSAGRYPIIELPDPAAHTAGAR, encoded by the coding sequence ATGGCTCACCACCCGTCCGGACCGCCCCGCACCCTGGTGCTGGCCGAACAGCTGACGCTGCGCACCTCCCGCGGGATGGTGTTCGGCCCCGTCGACGCCGAACTCACCGCCGGGAGCGTGGTCCTGCTGGTCGGCCCCTCCGGCTCGGGTAGGTCCGCGCTGCTGCTGGCACTCACCGGCCGGATGGCCGGACTCGAGGGGACCCTTGTCGTCGACCACCAGCACCTGGACCGGTCCCGCACCGTGCGGAGCATCGCCTCGGTCGCCCGGATCACCGGCCTGGTGGAGATCGAGGAGCAGCTGACCGTCCCGGAGTGCATCACCGAGCGGTGCCTGATGGACGGGGTTCCTACCGCGCAGGGGGCGGACCGGATGGCCCTGCTCGCCGGCCGGCTCGGGCTGCACCTGACCGACGACCTGGTCGTCGACCTGCCGGCCCTGGACCGGACCCTGCTCGCGGTGGGGCTGGCCTGCATCCGTCCGCCCGAGCTGGTCGTGCTGGACGACCTCGATCTGGGGCTGCGGCGCGAGGAACAGCTGCACGTGCTGCGCCGCCTGGAACGGCTCGCCGAGGACGGGGTGACCGTCGTCGCGTCCTGCCTCGAGGACCCGAGCGCCGGGCGGTACCCGATCATCGAGCTGCCGGACCCGGCGGCCCACACGGCAGGAGCCCGCTGA
- a CDS encoding ion channel produces MFEYAGAAGRNRPQRIWDALHDNPSAVLLAVQLSAVLLYPFTTSGGLGRTFVSILGLAVLVLAVAAVRRTPATTWIAWVLGVPVFVLTIAEAVAPGNGTIELTSAIAHSCFYFFTGISLLRYMFADIWVSRDELFATAACFTVLAWAWAYTHDVVQLLWPGSYVSAWHDGALSWNELLFLSFTTLTNTGLSDISVGAEANQARAVLMLQMMMGIFYVGLVVARLLGLTMIKFRR; encoded by the coding sequence ATGTTCGAGTATGCCGGGGCCGCCGGACGCAACCGGCCCCAGCGCATCTGGGACGCGTTGCACGACAACCCGTCCGCGGTGCTCCTGGCGGTGCAGCTCTCCGCCGTCCTGCTCTACCCGTTCACCACCTCGGGCGGCCTCGGCCGCACCTTCGTCTCGATCCTGGGGCTGGCCGTGCTGGTGCTGGCCGTGGCCGCGGTCCGGCGCACCCCGGCCACCACCTGGATCGCCTGGGTGCTGGGGGTGCCGGTCTTCGTGCTCACCATCGCCGAGGCCGTCGCCCCGGGCAATGGCACGATCGAACTGACCTCGGCGATCGCGCACTCCTGCTTCTACTTCTTCACCGGCATCTCGCTGCTGCGCTACATGTTCGCCGACATCTGGGTCAGCCGCGACGAGCTGTTCGCCACCGCGGCCTGCTTCACGGTGCTCGCGTGGGCGTGGGCCTACACCCACGACGTCGTGCAACTGCTCTGGCCCGGGTCCTACGTCTCGGCCTGGCACGACGGGGCGCTGTCCTGGAACGAGCTGCTGTTCCTGTCCTTCACCACCCTCACCAACACCGGCCTGTCGGACATCTCGGTCGGCGCGGAGGCCAACCAGGCACGGGCGGTGCTGATGCTCCAGATGATGATGGGCATCTTCTATGTCGGCCTCGTGGTCGCCCGCCTGCTGGGGTTGACCATGATCAAGTTCCGGCGCTGA
- a CDS encoding DNA translocase FtsK: protein MGMATVTGGAVRKVGNTARDLEPEHRRDGIGFLLIALALVVAVREWWGLQGMVGDAIHAVTAGTFGRVALALPVVLLLFGIRLLRAPQDQAATNRLVIGTTALTLAACGLTHVTLGSPDYGEGADVIRGAGGIVGFIVASPISTAVSVYVTVPVLLLLAVFGLLVVTATPVHRIPERLRELEQNLFDSARFDQQPGEDEDGLVHDATRKPARSRKERQRLGDREGDQAFDQAAEVEAKKARSLRAKAAQDRRTAGAAEGQPAPGGTSNGAAARGGDDTQPIPRPGAKPAGIPGVKNPPAGAKEELEAPPTTPLPQRVEQLVLAGDVTYTLPDNELLKPGSPHKARSAANDKVVDALTGVLDDFGVDAQVTGFMRGPTVTRYEVELGPGVKVERITALSKNIAYAVASAEVRILSPIPGKSAVGVEIPNTDRENVSLGDVLRSQAAHNNVHPMVMGVGKDVEGGYVIANLAKMPHLLVAGATGSGKSSFINSMITSILVRATPDEVRLILVDPKRVELTAYEGIPHLITPIITNPKKAAEALAWVVKEMDHRYDDLSAFGFKHVDDFNKAVRAGKLTPPAGSERVLQPYPYLLVVVDELADLMMVAPRDVEESIVRITQLARAAGIHLVLATQRPSVDVVTGLIKANVPSRMAFATSSLADSRVVLDQPGAEKLIGQGDALFLPMGASKTMRVQGAWVTETEIEDVVKHVTSQLKPVYREDVTAPATKKVIEDDIGDDLDLLLQAAEQVITTQFGSTSMLQRKLRVGFAKAGRLMDLMESRNIVGPSEGSKARDVLVKPEDLETTLAVLQGAEPPAPADTGADAAGDAADDGYDDYPADAPPAHGDGPVYAEDEGDEEESEDAWELTGRG from the coding sequence ATGGGTATGGCGACAGTGACCGGAGGCGCGGTGCGCAAGGTGGGGAACACGGCCCGTGACCTGGAGCCGGAGCACCGGCGCGACGGGATCGGCTTCCTGCTGATCGCGCTGGCGCTGGTCGTGGCCGTCCGCGAGTGGTGGGGTCTGCAGGGCATGGTGGGGGACGCCATCCACGCGGTGACGGCGGGCACCTTCGGCCGGGTCGCGCTCGCGCTGCCGGTCGTGCTGCTGCTCTTCGGCATCCGGCTGCTGCGCGCGCCGCAGGACCAGGCCGCCACCAATCGGTTGGTCATCGGCACCACGGCGCTGACGCTCGCCGCGTGCGGCCTGACCCACGTCACCCTCGGGTCACCGGACTACGGCGAGGGTGCGGACGTGATCCGCGGCGCCGGCGGCATCGTCGGGTTCATCGTGGCCAGCCCGATCAGCACCGCGGTCTCGGTCTACGTGACCGTCCCCGTGCTGCTCCTGCTCGCCGTGTTCGGCCTGCTGGTGGTGACCGCGACCCCGGTCCACCGGATCCCGGAGCGGCTGCGCGAGCTGGAGCAGAACCTCTTCGACTCCGCCCGGTTCGACCAGCAGCCGGGGGAGGACGAGGACGGACTCGTCCACGACGCGACCCGCAAGCCCGCCCGCTCCCGCAAGGAGCGCCAGCGGCTCGGGGACCGCGAGGGGGACCAGGCCTTCGACCAGGCGGCCGAGGTAGAGGCCAAGAAGGCCCGTTCGCTGCGGGCCAAGGCCGCCCAGGACCGCCGCACTGCCGGTGCCGCCGAGGGGCAGCCGGCGCCGGGCGGGACGTCGAATGGAGCGGCCGCACGCGGTGGGGACGACACCCAGCCGATCCCGCGGCCGGGCGCCAAGCCGGCCGGCATCCCGGGCGTGAAGAACCCGCCCGCCGGGGCCAAGGAGGAGCTGGAGGCCCCGCCCACCACCCCGCTGCCGCAGCGGGTCGAGCAGCTGGTGCTGGCCGGCGACGTCACCTACACGCTCCCGGACAACGAGCTGCTCAAGCCGGGCAGCCCGCACAAGGCACGGTCGGCCGCCAACGACAAGGTGGTCGACGCGCTGACCGGCGTGCTCGACGACTTCGGCGTCGACGCCCAGGTCACCGGCTTCATGCGCGGCCCCACGGTCACCCGCTACGAGGTCGAGCTCGGGCCGGGCGTGAAGGTGGAGCGGATCACCGCGCTGTCCAAGAACATCGCGTATGCCGTGGCCTCCGCCGAGGTCCGCATCCTGTCCCCGATCCCGGGCAAGTCCGCGGTCGGTGTCGAGATCCCCAACACCGACCGGGAGAACGTCAGCCTCGGTGACGTCCTGCGCAGCCAGGCGGCGCACAACAACGTCCACCCGATGGTGATGGGCGTCGGCAAGGACGTCGAGGGCGGCTACGTCATCGCCAACCTGGCCAAGATGCCGCACCTGCTGGTGGCCGGCGCCACCGGTTCGGGTAAGTCCAGCTTCATCAACTCGATGATCACCTCGATCCTGGTGCGGGCCACCCCCGACGAGGTCCGGCTGATCCTCGTCGACCCCAAGCGGGTCGAGCTCACGGCATACGAGGGCATCCCGCACCTGATCACCCCGATCATCACCAACCCGAAGAAGGCGGCCGAGGCGCTGGCCTGGGTGGTCAAGGAGATGGATCACCGCTACGACGACCTGTCGGCCTTCGGGTTCAAGCACGTCGACGACTTCAACAAGGCGGTGCGGGCGGGCAAGCTCACCCCGCCCGCCGGGTCCGAGCGGGTGCTGCAGCCCTACCCCTACCTGCTGGTCGTGGTCGACGAGCTTGCCGACCTGATGATGGTGGCCCCGCGCGACGTGGAGGAGTCGATCGTGCGGATCACCCAGCTGGCCCGGGCCGCCGGCATCCACCTGGTGCTGGCCACCCAGCGGCCGTCGGTGGACGTGGTCACCGGGTTGATCAAGGCCAACGTGCCCTCCCGGATGGCGTTCGCGACCTCGTCGCTGGCGGACAGCCGGGTGGTGCTGGACCAGCCGGGTGCCGAGAAGCTGATCGGGCAGGGCGACGCGCTGTTCCTGCCGATGGGCGCCTCCAAGACGATGCGCGTCCAGGGGGCCTGGGTCACCGAGACCGAGATCGAGGACGTGGTCAAGCACGTCACCTCCCAGCTCAAGCCGGTCTACCGCGAGGACGTCACCGCACCGGCCACCAAGAAGGTCATCGAGGACGACATTGGCGACGACCTCGACCTGTTGCTGCAGGCCGCCGAACAGGTGATCACCACCCAGTTCGGGTCGACCTCGATGCTGCAGCGCAAGCTGCGGGTCGGTTTCGCCAAGGCCGGTCGCCTGATGGACCTGATGGAGTCGCGCAACATCGTCGGGCCGTCCGAGGGCAGCAAGGCCCGCGACGTGCTGGTCAAGCCGGAGGACCTCGAGACGACGCTGGCCGTGCTGCAGGGTGCCGAGCCCCCGGCGCCGGCTGATACCGGGGCGGACGCCGCGGGCGATGCCGCCGACGACGGGTACGACGACTACCCGGCCGATGCCCCGCCCGCGCACGGCGACGGGCCGGTCTACGCGGAGGACGAGGGGGACGAGGAAGAGTCCGAGGACGCCTGGGAACTCACCGGGCGGGGTTGA
- a CDS encoding ribonuclease J, producing the protein MSHPHPELTRPKPLAKGAVRVVALGGLGEVGRNMTVIEYGRKLLIVDCGVLFPEEHHPGVDLILPDFEYIQDRMDDVVAIVLTHGHEDHIGAVPYLLRMKPDIPLVGSQLTLALIEAKLKEHKITPFTLGVKEGDRESFGAFDCEFVAVNHSIPDALAVFIRTPGGTLLHTGDFKMDQLPLDGRITDLRSFARLGEEGVDLFLTDSTNAEVPGFTTPEKNIAPAIEQVFHQASRRIIVACFSSHVHRVQQVLDTAAANGRKVAMVGRSMLRNMSIAADLGYLKVPDGVLVDLGRLAQLPESQQVLICTGSQGEPMAALSRMANRDHKIEVGVDDTVLLASSLIPGNENAVFRVINGLTRLGAKVVHKGNALVHVSGHASAGELLYCYNIVRPRNVMPVHGEWRHLVANGDLAVATGVPRERVILAEDGVVVDLKDGKARIAGAIDCGYIYVDGSSVGGTTETLLKDRRILRDEGFVTIIVVRDASTGKVAAGPEIQTRGFAEDEAVFERLRPRLDEALEQARQNGVTDTHQLQQVIRRTVGSYMGGKLRRRPMIIPIVIDA; encoded by the coding sequence ATGAGTCACCCGCACCCCGAACTGACCCGTCCCAAACCCCTGGCCAAGGGCGCCGTCCGCGTCGTCGCCCTCGGGGGGCTCGGCGAGGTCGGGCGCAACATGACCGTCATCGAGTACGGCCGCAAGCTCCTCATCGTGGACTGCGGGGTGCTCTTCCCGGAGGAGCACCACCCGGGCGTCGACCTGATCCTGCCGGACTTCGAGTACATCCAGGACCGGATGGACGATGTCGTGGCCATCGTGCTCACGCACGGCCACGAGGACCACATCGGCGCCGTCCCCTACCTGTTGCGGATGAAGCCGGACATCCCCCTGGTCGGCTCCCAGCTCACCCTGGCCCTCATCGAGGCCAAGCTCAAGGAGCACAAGATCACCCCGTTCACGCTCGGGGTCAAGGAGGGGGACCGGGAGTCCTTCGGCGCCTTCGACTGCGAGTTCGTGGCGGTCAACCACTCCATCCCGGACGCGCTCGCGGTGTTCATCCGCACGCCCGGCGGGACCCTGCTGCACACCGGCGACTTCAAGATGGACCAGCTGCCGCTCGACGGGCGGATCACCGACCTGCGGTCCTTCGCCCGGCTGGGGGAGGAGGGCGTGGACCTGTTCCTCACCGACTCCACGAACGCCGAGGTCCCCGGCTTCACCACGCCGGAGAAGAACATCGCCCCGGCCATCGAGCAGGTCTTCCACCAGGCCAGCCGGCGGATCATCGTGGCGTGCTTCTCCTCGCACGTCCACCGGGTGCAGCAGGTGCTGGACACCGCCGCGGCCAACGGGCGCAAGGTCGCCATGGTCGGGCGTTCCATGCTGCGCAACATGAGCATCGCCGCCGACCTCGGCTACCTGAAGGTGCCCGACGGGGTCCTGGTCGACCTGGGGCGGCTGGCTCAGCTCCCGGAGTCCCAGCAGGTGCTGATCTGCACCGGCTCCCAGGGCGAGCCGATGGCCGCCCTGTCCCGGATGGCGAACCGGGACCACAAGATCGAGGTCGGCGTCGACGACACCGTGCTGCTGGCCAGTTCGCTGATCCCCGGCAACGAGAACGCCGTCTTCCGGGTGATCAACGGGTTGACCCGGTTGGGCGCCAAGGTGGTCCACAAGGGCAACGCCCTGGTCCACGTCTCCGGCCACGCCTCCGCCGGCGAGCTGCTCTACTGCTACAACATCGTGCGCCCCCGCAACGTCATGCCGGTGCACGGCGAGTGGCGCCACCTGGTCGCCAACGGCGACCTGGCCGTGGCCACGGGGGTGCCGCGCGAGCGGGTCATCCTGGCCGAGGACGGGGTCGTGGTCGACCTCAAGGACGGCAAGGCCCGCATCGCCGGGGCGATCGACTGCGGCTACATCTACGTCGACGGCTCGTCGGTGGGTGGCACGACCGAGACGCTGCTCAAGGACCGCCGGATCCTGCGCGACGAGGGCTTCGTGACGATCATCGTGGTGCGCGACGCCAGCACCGGCAAGGTCGCCGCCGGTCCGGAGATCCAGACCCGCGGCTTCGCCGAGGACGAGGCGGTCTTCGAGCGGTTGCGGCCCCGCCTCGACGAGGCCCTGGAGCAGGCCCGGCAGAACGGCGTGACCGACACCCACCAGCTGCAGCAGGTGATCCGCCGGACGGTCGGCTCCTACATGGGCGGCAAGCTGCGCCGCCGGCCGATGATCATCCCGATTGTCATCGACGCCTGA
- a CDS encoding universal stress protein: MSARKVVVGYDGTPESVAALEWAAHEANRRGVDLHIGHADPYAAQTLPVYPLEVGKTVLEAAHELLAQATRRAAKVLPEDRITSEAVVTSPASYLIELSEEAELVVTGSRGRGTLAAGLLGSVAYAVAAHARCPVVIVRGETLAPAPGRPVVVGVDRSESSDRAVDQAAAIAADQGVALRLVTVAAQPAAAVWTSYGQLAQDLFREQHRMADRMVGELSERVAQEHPGLTIESRVIEGDPGVALANEGRGASLLVVGSRGRGGFRGMLLGSISHRVVHAASCPVMVVRSA, translated from the coding sequence ATGAGCGCGCGCAAGGTCGTCGTCGGCTACGACGGGACCCCGGAGTCGGTCGCCGCACTGGAGTGGGCCGCCCACGAGGCCAACCGGCGCGGGGTCGACCTGCACATCGGCCACGCCGACCCGTATGCGGCGCAGACCCTGCCCGTCTACCCGCTCGAGGTCGGCAAGACCGTCCTGGAGGCCGCCCACGAGCTGCTCGCCCAGGCGACGCGGCGGGCCGCCAAGGTGCTCCCGGAGGACCGGATCACCAGCGAGGCCGTCGTGACCAGCCCCGCCTCCTACCTGATCGAGCTGTCCGAGGAGGCCGAGCTGGTCGTCACCGGCAGCCGGGGCCGGGGCACCCTGGCGGCGGGCCTGCTCGGGTCGGTCGCGTATGCCGTGGCCGCCCACGCCCGCTGCCCGGTCGTGATCGTGCGGGGCGAGACCCTCGCCCCCGCCCCCGGGCGCCCGGTCGTCGTCGGGGTGGACCGGTCGGAGTCCTCGGACCGGGCCGTCGACCAGGCCGCCGCGATCGCGGCCGACCAGGGCGTCGCGCTGCGCCTGGTGACCGTGGCCGCGCAGCCAGCGGCCGCCGTCTGGACCTCCTACGGCCAGCTGGCCCAGGACCTGTTCCGGGAGCAGCACCGGATGGCCGACCGGATGGTCGGCGAGCTCTCCGAGCGGGTCGCGCAGGAGCACCCGGGCCTGACCATCGAGTCCCGGGTGATCGAGGGCGACCCCGGGGTCGCGCTGGCCAACGAGGGCCGTGGCGCGAGCCTGCTGGTCGTGGGTTCGCGGGGACGCGGCGGCTTCCGCGGGATGCTGCTGGGCTCCATCAGCCACCGCGTGGTCCACGCGGCGAGCTGCCCGGTGATGGTGGTGCGCAGCGCCTAG
- a CDS encoding thymidylate synthase has protein sequence MQPYLDLLDRVRSEGVRKEDRTGTGTLSVFGHQMRFDLAAGFPALTTKKLHLRSIIGELLWFLRGDTNVRWLQERGISIWDEWADADGDLGPVYGHQWRSWPTPDGRTIDQIARVVEGLRTNPDSRRHIVSAWNVAEVDDMALPPCHTLFQFYVAPATDDGPARLSCQLYQRSADIFLGVPFNIASYALLTHMVAQVTDLAVGDFVHTMGDAHLYLNHLDQAAEQLTRVPGALPTLWLNPDVRAIDAFELEDIEVRDYVAAPSIKAPIAV, from the coding sequence ATGCAGCCGTATCTCGACCTGCTCGACCGGGTCCGCTCCGAGGGTGTCCGCAAGGAGGACCGCACCGGCACCGGCACGCTGTCGGTCTTCGGCCACCAGATGCGGTTCGACCTGGCCGCCGGCTTCCCGGCCCTGACCACCAAGAAGCTGCACCTGCGCTCGATCATCGGCGAGCTGCTGTGGTTCCTGCGCGGGGACACCAACGTGCGCTGGCTGCAGGAGCGCGGCATCAGCATCTGGGACGAGTGGGCCGACGCGGACGGCGACCTCGGCCCGGTCTACGGGCACCAGTGGCGGTCCTGGCCGACGCCGGACGGGCGGACCATCGACCAGATCGCCAGGGTGGTCGAGGGCCTGCGCACCAACCCGGACTCGCGGCGCCACATCGTCTCGGCGTGGAACGTCGCCGAGGTCGACGACATGGCCCTGCCGCCGTGCCACACCCTCTTCCAGTTCTACGTGGCCCCGGCCACCGACGACGGACCGGCCCGGCTGTCCTGCCAGCTCTACCAGCGCAGCGCCGACATCTTCCTGGGCGTGCCGTTCAACATCGCCTCCTACGCGCTCCTGACGCACATGGTCGCCCAGGTCACCGACCTGGCCGTGGGCGACTTCGTGCACACGATGGGTGACGCCCACCTCTACCTGAACCACCTGGACCAGGCCGCCGAGCAGCTGACCCGGGTCCCCGGCGCCCTCCCCACGCTCTGGCTGAACCCGGACGTCCGCGCGATCGACGCCTTCGAGCTGGAGGACATCGAGGTCCGTGACTACGTCGCCGCCCCCAGCATCAAGGCCCCGATCGCGGTATGA